The sequence cagctcagtgcgtccaggcttcgcggacctctccgcaagcagcgggagcactcccgctgcttgtggagagttgcttgcatgccgaagcctgcgcgcgctcagctcagcgcgtccaggcttcgcagacctctccgcaagcaacgGGAGTGCTCccatggcttgcagagagctgcctgtttgggggctggggtcgggggaagctcgagcttcccccaccccagccccgcgcctggggaaaaaataatttcccccctttatttccccccccaaaaaactaggtgcgccttatgggacggtgcgtcctatagggcgaaaaatacggtatgttgcaacatacttttaaaaagcaaggttCTACCCCCATATAATGCAGATATAGGAGGCAAAATTTACATGCCACTATCCGCAATAGTTTTATGAAATATTGAGCCTGCTCCTGCTTCCTGTTGCTCATAACCAATGCGATGGACTCACAGCTGTGATTTACATTTAGGGAAGCAGGGATATTCACAGACAGGGTTGGCACCAGCAGTTGGCATTCTCGGGTACCTGTCAAGGCCCACATCACAGCAGACGGCCTGCTGTCGATCTTCTgaccccactgctttccccccatgATGCAACTGCCTGCTGACGTGTCCTCTCTGACCCTGCAGGCTGTGAGCAGAGTGATGAGATGGAGTAGCCTCCTTTGCTTCCCTTGTGCTTTACGCTCTGGATAGTTGCACGGATTGAGCTGTGCAGGGAGAGGGCAGATTTGTTTTTCATGCTTTCAAAAGTATGCATGCCATAGGAAACCCTTTTTGTAGAGAATGTGCCTAATAAGGCTTTAAATACATCATATGCGCTGGGTGAACTGCTGCAGAGCTTCATGAATTTTAATCTAGTTCCCTTTCAGGCTCCTCAGAGACATGGCCAGTGCAAACCATTCCACTCACTCTGACTTCATTCTCATCGGTCTGTCCTCCCATCCAGGACAGCAGAAGTTCCTCTTTGCCATCTTCCTGGTGATGTATATTGTGGGCATCCTAGGGAACCTCCTGATCATCCTGTTGATCCTTTGTGATGCTCATCTGCACACCCCCATGTACTTCTTTGTGGGGCACCTTTCCCTGGTGGATGCCTGTTTCACCTCCGTCACCGTGCCCAAGATGTTAGTCAACCTGGTGTCAGAAGCCAAGAGCATCTCTTATGCTGCCTGCCTGACTCAAATGTATTTCTTCTTTGCCTTTGGGGTCACCGACAGCTTTCTTCTGGCCTCCATGGCTTATGATCGCTATGTGGCCATCCGTAACCCCCTGCAGTACACCATCATGATGAGTCAAAGCCTGTGTGTGGGGTTTGTGGCCGGCTCCTGGATTGTCTCCCACCTCCATTCTTTGTTGCACATAATCCTGATGTCCCGCCTCTCATTCTGCGCTTCCCATGAGATTCCCCACTTCTTCTGTGATCACCAGCCTGTGCTGGCTCTGTCCTGCACTGATACCAGCTTAATTGAGATGTTGATCTTCACTGAGGGGGCCTTAGTGGTGCTGAGCCCCTTTGTCTTCATTGTGATCTCCTATGCCCTTATCCTGGTCACAGTCCTGAGGCTGCCTGCGGGTTCTGGGTGGCGCAAGGCATTCTCTACCTGTGGGGCTCACCTGCTGGTGGTCACCCTCTTTTACGGCACAGTAATTGGGGTCTATTTCCAGCCCACTGCTCGCTACTCAGCAGAAAAGGGAAGGGTTGCCACCATCATGTATACCATTGTCATACCTATGCTCAACCCTTTTATATACAGCCTGAGGAATGACGATGTCAAAGGAGCATTTCGCAAAACTCTATGCAGGAAGGTGGGAACACACTGAGTGCCTTTCTTCCAAGACACCTTGCTGAACAACATCAATGTTTGAACCACACCATCCATTGTAACTGAGTTTTCTGAGATTCATGGAACAGTCTCCACGGTTTACAACCACATTTACATGATGTTAAAAGGTGAATTTCCCTCCGGATTCCAATAGCCATTTTACACAGGAAAATTGTTAGATAAATGCTTGTCAGTGTGCCAAAGGTAGCCATGTTGTCATGGAGCCTACCACAGGGTCACTTTCCAATCATTCCTTTTTGACTGTGGTTTGAGTGACCAGGAAAAAAGTTGGATATGGGAGTATGGTTGGGTGGTTCAGAGCAAGGGCACCATCTGGGGGCCAGGGGGCCGAACACCCTCAAAAATTCAAGGGGGCCCAGGCACCCCTCAATATTTCACACACGCCACCTAGCCCCCAAAGTGGGGGGGAACCCGGCACAAGTGGTTGAGAGCAAGCTAAAgacctgggggaggaggagcTGGCTGGAGCATAAAAAGCAGGGAGCTGGGAGGGAAATATATGGTATTTTgttaaagaataaaatattgtataataaaaaggagaattccctggatgtcaagatccaggtttggggcaagtactctttggtgagagagccaCAGCAGAGatctaaaatcacaaaacatgcagtgaagcaaagtgtggaaatatataGTCTTCTAGAcctttattggaagctgcccctccctgcactGAATATTGTTACCTGCCTGTCTGAGGTGGGAAATATATGTAGGAGccacaataaaatgaaaatgttacCTCAACATTGCCTAGGTTTTCCTATTTTCTCTTGCCCTGGGTTAGACGGGCACATCAAATACATACAAAAACAAGGGGGTGAAGGAGCAGATCTAGTCAATCTTCAAAAAGCAGTAATTTCACATTTGGAGCTACAGGTGGTCCT is a genomic window of Podarcis muralis chromosome 17, rPodMur119.hap1.1, whole genome shotgun sequence containing:
- the LOC114587426 gene encoding olfactory receptor 1K1-like, giving the protein MASANHSTHSDFILIGLSSHPGQQKFLFAIFLVMYIVGILGNLLIILLILCDAHLHTPMYFFVGHLSLVDACFTSVTVPKMLVNLVSEAKSISYAACLTQMYFFFAFGVTDSFLLASMAYDRYVAIRNPLQYTIMMSQSLCVGFVAGSWIVSHLHSLLHIILMSRLSFCASHEIPHFFCDHQPVLALSCTDTSLIEMLIFTEGALVVLSPFVFIVISYALILVTVLRLPAGSGWRKAFSTCGAHLLVVTLFYGTVIGVYFQPTARYSAEKGRVATIMYTIVIPMLNPFIYSLRNDDVKGAFRKTLCRKVGTH